A stretch of DNA from Hemitrygon akajei chromosome 4, sHemAka1.3, whole genome shotgun sequence:
ATGTACTAAGTTAGTGACATTTTCCGTGACGTCCGGTATGTAGGTGCAGCACTCAGCGCCGATCACAGCGCAGGTACCGCCCTCCTTAGCTAGCAGAAAATCTAAAGCTATCCTGTTTTGCAAGGCTACTGTTCTGATGGCAACCACCTCGGACGTCAAGGCATCAACCGCACCAGTTGTTTCCACCAATCCCTTGGCCGTTTCATTAGCAATAGACTCTACTAAATCATATAATTTGTCTACTTCTCGCGAAACTTTAACTACCCCATACCCGGGAATAATAGCCCCGAAAAATAGCTCAGCAGCACTCAGCCCCCTACGGACCCGGGCAGACTGATGATCTCGCAGTCTGGTCACATGGTGTAAGTAGGGGACTGCGTAAGCCAAATAGCAGCAACCGTTCCACAGATAGGGTAACCAGGGGTAGGCCGTATCACCACAGATCCAATACGTACCATTCAAAGCCCCTTTTCCCCCACGTACCCTACCTGTGGTATGGGTCGTGGTTCCGTTACAGTAACTGTTACCAACCCTAATCCCCCTACGCGTACGCCTGCACACACAATCCCGACCTACTATCCCGGCCGCGACCGGGAAGGTCGGCGGGGCACTCCCTTTATCATAAGCGGGAATGTACCACCCCGTAAACAGGTGCTGGTACATCGGTAAATTGGTAACATTATCTGAGGGCGGATCTACTTCCCCCGTGTTGTTATTAAACCGTACCCACGCCCAATATTCCTCCCTACGAAAAGGGAGTTGTATCATAGGCACCCCCGCATCGCTATCCAGGGGGCCCGTGCTGCATACCCAACACTTAGTTAGGTTCAATCGACGGGCGTATTCATGACTCATTCGCAAAAACATATTATTTCGGAAGACGGAgggaagaaggggaggggaaTCTCGCCGTCGACGGGACAGATAGATTCCCATCCGCTTACCATATAACGGGGCACACCCGCCCGCCAGCTTACAGACGGCGGACTGGTTCCGGCCATGGGGACATGATAGGGCAAATCCAGGAACACCGTCTGGGATATGGTGATTAATTACTTCCCCACCGTCTTTAACAATAACTCGATACCAATTACAAGTTAACCGGTCAACCCTCCATCCACTCGCATGACACATGCAGCTGTCACCGACGGATAAGTGTAGCTGGTCGGTGCCATCGTCACAAAACCAGATACGAGAACTGGTACTGGATCCGAGAAGAAGGAGGGTCAGCAGGCCGTACAAGAGCATCATCAAAGTCCTGAAAACAAACAGTCATTCGCGGTTAGTCAGGCGTTCTGTATTTAAACATTCCACCCGATCGTGCCCTTCCACAGCCACCCAACGGGTGTTCCCCTGGGCCACAGCAATTATCTCCCCCGGGAGGCGTTCACCTGTAGGATAACGGACCCATACCTGTTGTCCTACAACAGACACCATTTTTTCTTCCtcgtcttcctcaatgtcaatgcCGGCCTGGTTACCATCAGGGGGAAACAGGCGCTCTAACGGGgtgccccccttccccactcGTTGGTTTAACCGGTCTACTGCTTGTTGCAGCACAATACACCAGCCCTTAAGTGTATGGCTGGGAGTCAACAACCGGATCTGCTCCTTTAGCAGTCCGTTCATCCTCTCCACTAGTCCTGAGGCTTGGGGATAATAAGGTATGTGAAACACCCAGTATACCCCATGGGCTACTGCCCAGTCGGCTACTTGTCCTCCGGTGAAATGGGACCCATTATCTGATTGTATTTCTTCCGGGATACCGTAGTGGGATATCAAGTAGTCAAGTCCGGCCACGGTGGAGTCTTGATCCGCTCTGGCACTGGGGCGGGCCAACACCACCCCTGAATATGTGTCTACCATGACCAAACAATACTTCTTCCCCCGACATTCAGGCATGGGGCCAATATAGTCCACTTGCCATACCCGGGCGGGGGCTTTCCCACGTTTTATTGCAGCGGGAGGGCCTTGCATCACCCGACGGGGTTTTACCTCCTGGCAGGTAGGACAAGTATGCACCAGCTCCTTTACCGTGTCACCTGTTAGAGCAATCCCATGCCGCTGAGCCCACTCCCGAGTACCCTTTTCTCCCCTATGTCCACTCTGTTCATGGGCCCAGCGACCCAGAGCCAGCACGTCCATCTTTCGGATCGCGGCTAACAGGTCTACATGCTCATTATGAGTTGCCGTTTCAGTGGGCCGCTTATCATGGGCATCCACATGCCATACTGTTATGGTCCGTGTCAGCGCAGCTGCCCACAACTTCTTCCATAACTCCTGTCCCCATATGGGCTTACCGTGCACTGTCCAGCCGTTCCGTTCCCAATCAGGCATCCACACGGTCAGTCCATTTGCTACGGCCCACGAATCTGTATATAAATACACAGCAGTGTCCACAGCACTAGGACCCATAGCATCAGATTCTACATTACTGTGATCCAGGGGCAAAGTGACTGCCACCAACTCAGCGAGCTGACTGGAGCCGGCCATACCCTCTTCAGTAAGCTCGGTCCCAGAACTAGGATGATAAGCGGCAGCCCGCCACCGCGGCACGCCGGACACCCATTTACTTGATCCATCGGTGAACCAAGCATGTTTCTTTTCTTCGTCGGTTAGCTCTTCAAAGGGCCGCCCCCACTTCACGGGTGAGGTAGGTAATACATCGATCTTCTCAGCGACTGGTTTCGGCTCCAACGGCTGCTCGGCTACCAGCTCGTGTATGCGACTCACTCCGTCAGGTCCCTTGGTAGCTCGATCTTGAATGTACCACTTCCACTTAACGATGGAGGACTGTTGGGCTCGCCCCTGCTTTAAGCTAGCGGAGTCCGATAGGATCCAGTTCATAATGGGGAGGCTAGGTCGAAGAACAATAGGTGCATCTCCAGTCATCCGCTCCGTTTCAATCAGCGCCCAGTAACAGGCCAGAAGTTGTCGCTCAAAGGCGGTGTACCGTGTTGCAGCATCTGACATCTTCCTGGACCAAAAGCCCAGAGGAACTCGCCGTCCTGCTTGTTTTTGCCACATGCTCCAGTGAGCCGCATCCACATCGGCGGTTACCTGCAGTTCAAACGGTACACCTGGTACCCTTGGAGACAAAGGTAGCGCTTGTTGTACAGCTAGCTTAGCATCTTCAAACGACTTCTGTTGTTCTTCGCCCCACTCAAAGGGGGCCTTTTTCCGGGTGACCACATAGAGAGGGCGCAGGAGGCCGGACAGGTGCGGAATATGCCTCCGCCAGTAACCTAGCAACCCGAGGAATCGTTGCGTGTCTGTCTTGTTAGAGGGGGTGGCAATATTAATTATTTTCTGCCGCACCTTTTCCGGAATGACTTGCTCTCCCGCATGCCACTGAATGCCCAGGAACACGACTGACTGACTTGGTCCCTGGACTTTAGCGGGGTTAACCGCCCAGCCCCGTTGTGTGAGGTATGCGGTTAGAGATTCCAGGGCCTCTTGTACTGTGTCCATATCACAGCCCTGAACCATAATATCATCAATATAATGGTGAATAATAATACTAGGTATGGTGGTGAATTCTGCCAGGTCTCGGGCTATCAATCCATGGCATACGGTGGGAGAGTGGAGATAACCCTGAGGTAGTCGGGTAAATGTATACTGTCGCCCCTTCCAAGTGAAGGCAAATTGATCCTGCGATTCGGGGCTAATAGGAATACTAAAGAAGGCATTGGCCAGGTCAATCACAGCATACCAACTCCCGTTCTCCTGCGCGGCGATATTTTCAATAATAGTTACTATGTCCGGAACGGCCGCCGCCAATGGGGGAGCCGCTCTATTCAGCCGGCGGTAATCGACCGTCATTCGCCACGAGCCGTCTGGCTTCTGTACTGGCCATATTGGGCTATTAAACGGGGAAGTGGCTGGTCGCACAATGCCTTCCTGGACCAAAGCCTGTACCGTCTCGGTTATGGCATCATGCCCCCCTGGGATGCGGTATTGGGGAACACTGACCGGAGAGAGAGGAGCGGGGATGTGGACCGGTTCCCACCTTGCCTTTCCCACAATTACTCTGGTAGCCCTTATCCCAAAAGTGAACGCACCCCTTGTGGTTTGTAACTGTAACCCTCTTAAGATGTTCATACCCAGTATACATTCTTCCGTGGGAGCCACCAGTACCCGCCGCACCACCGGGGTATGATTGCCAATAGTGAGGCGGACCGAAATCTCTCGGGCCCGCGTCAGAGCTCCTCCCATACCCTCAATGTGGTACGGTGGTCCTTTCCACTTATCTGGATTGCCCGGTATTACCGTATGTTCAGCCCCAGTATCAACCAAGGCTAGATGGCGCTGGTCATTCCCCTTACCCCAGTGGACTATTACAGGTATATAAGGCCGGGGGTCACCCTTTGTCCACTCTGTGGTGATGCGATACACCAGGGCGACCCCGCCAACCTCCTATTCTTTACATGGCACTGGTGCCTTCCATTTAGCCGCCTCCTCCTGCAATGTTTTACGCACCAGCTGTTGCACATCGTCCAAGCTGGGATAAAGGGAAGGGGACGAATTGCTCACATCATTACTCTTCAGACCCGGTCCTCCTTCCACCTTTCCCTTCACTTTGGTCTTATACAATGCATGCAGGACAGAGGTGGGCTTACCATCTATTTCTTCCTTACGGACACCTGCCTGCAACAGTGAGAGGAACATTTCTCGCCTACTCGGTCCTGGCGGTCCCTCTTTCTTCTGCCGATCCGCAGATACGGGCCGAGCCCGGCTACGGGGGGTGGCTATTTCAGACAAAGTCTGCAGGGCCCCTATAACACGGGCGATAGGGCTCCTGATCAAGGGTCCCGTCATTGATAACACAACTCCCCGTAATGCGGGAGCCGCTGAGCGGACCAGGCGGGTCTGCATACCGGCGGTGAAGAGTTCATCCTCTGGCCCTCCCCCATGGGCCCACT
This window harbors:
- the LOC140725935 gene encoding endogenous retrovirus group 3 member 1 Env polyprotein-like, which encodes MMLLYGLLTLLLLGSSTSSRIWFCDDGTDQLHLSVGDSCMCHASGWRVDRLTCNWYRVIVKDGGEVINHHIPDGVPGFALSCPHGRNQSAVCKLAGGCAPLYGKRMGIYLSRRRRDSPPLLPSVFRNNMFLRMSHEYARRLNLTKCWVCSTGPLDSDAGVPMIQLPFRREEYWAWVRFNNNTGEVDPPSDNVTNLPMYQHLFTGWYIPAYDKGSAPPTFPVAAGIVGRDCVCRRTRRGIRVGNSYCNGTTTHTTGRVRGGKGALNGTYWICGDTAYPWLPYLWNGCCYLAYAVPYLHHVTRLRDHQSARVRRGLSAAELFFGAIIPGYGVVKVSREVDKLYDLVESIANETAKGLVETTGAVDALTSEVVAIRTVALQNRIALDFLLAKEGGTCAVIGAECCTYIPDVTENVTNLVHHVREAVANLHKVSADIERDKQPHEGGPFSWFADLFGDWGHTIVQWFVFVILFIIFVALCVFVIKQVIQRCVTPRRR
- the LOC140726007 gene encoding uncharacterized protein, whose product is MNLFRRKKEATPEQFLIPGWTDNSAGFGMLANTLSQLGSPLSWEDRLLPRETPIGERVARLLRELNFPEQEGSLTDAFWLLATALRHQSGVLSAKKKELGELREEVEAMQQRCAMMGEVVRTSQNRASELEETGVKLACRALQLKHQLYKQKGSMSPDPARVRAMLAQGDDIDTWDGDIWYDDDNRYPDQPSYPPLPGNGQGEDTAQAQARPAMVTTYTYPTPQDEAEGNDFDSDYAQAEGDARVRPGEALNVGRRQVQYKDYTMKELSGMGQRFRQKPSEPLAAWLLRIWEEGGGHIYLTPEELVGMGTLATDPRLNQELRGRSVDTDYLFYTITAAAHRVFPSAMDWDHKVADWETGEEGAQVLRQQALAAALYAHRLGQWAHGGGPEDELFTAGMQTRLVRSAAPALRGVVLSMTGPLIRSPIARVIGALQTLSEIATPRSRARPVSADRQKKEGPPGPSRREMFLSLLQAGVRKEEIDGKPTSVLHALYKTKVKGKVEGGPGLKSNDVSNSSPSLYPSLDDVQQLEVGGVALVYRITTEWTKGDPRPYIPVIVHWGKGNDQRHLALVDTGAEHTVIPGNPDKWKGPPYHIEGMGGALTRAREISVRLTIGNHTPVVRRVLVAPTEECILGMNILRGLQLQTTRGAFTFGIRATRVIVGKARWEPVHIPAPLSPVSVPQYRIPGGHDAITETVQALVQEGIVRPATSPFNSPIWPVQKPDGSWRMTVDYRRLNRAAPPLAAAVPDIVTIIENIAAQENGSWYAVIDLANAFFSIPISPESQDQFAFTWKGRQYTFTRLPQGYLHSPTVCHGLIARDLAEFTTIPSIIIHHYIDDIMVQGCDMDTVQEALESLTAYLTQRGWAVNPAKVQGPSQSVVFLGIQWHAGEQVIPEKVRQKIINIATPSNKTDTQRFLGLLGYWRRHIPHLSGLLRPLYVVTRKKAPFEWGEEQQKSFEDAKLAVQQALPLSPRVPGVPFELQVTADVDAAHWSMWQKQAGRRVPLGFWSRKMSDAATRYTAFERQLLACYWALIETERMTGDAPIVLRPSLPIMNWILSDSASLKQGRAQQSSIVKWKWYIQDRATKGPDGVSRIHELVAEQPLEPKPVAEKIDVLPTSPVKWGRPFEELTDEEKKHAWFTDGSSKWVSGVPRWRAAAYHPSSGTELTEEGMAGSSQLAELVAVTLPLDHSNVESDAMGPSAVDTAVYLYTDSWAVANGLTVWMPDWERNGWTVHGKPIWGQELWKKLWAAALTRTITVWHVDAHDKRPTETATHNEHVDLLAAIRKMDVLALGRWAHEQSGHRGEKGTREWAQRHGIALTGDTVKELVHTCPTCQEVKPRRVMQGPPAAIKRGKAPARVWQVDYIGPMPECRGKKYCLVMVDTYSGVVLARPSARADQDSTVAGLDYLISHYGIPEEIQSDNGSHFTGGQVADWAVAHGVYWVFHIPYYPQASGLVERMNGLLKEQIRLLTPSHTLKGWCIVLQQAVDRLNQRVGKGGTPLERLFPPDGNQAGIDIEEDEEEKMVSVVGQQVWVRYPTGERLPGEIIAVAQGNTRWVAVEGHDRVECLNTERLTNRE